In Candidatus Reconcilbacillus cellulovorans, the sequence GCCCGCTCCGGCGAAGGCGCTTGTTCCGGTTCCGAAGAAACTTCGACGCCCTCGCCCTTCCGATCCTCCGTCATGCGCTCGTCACCTGCTTGCCGGTTTTGGCCTCACGCCGGATCTTCTCCTGCAGCTTGTTGATGCCGTAGATCAGAGCAGCCGGGTTCGGCGGGCAACCGGGAATATAGACGTCGACGGGCACGATCTGGTCGACTCCTTTGACGACTGAATACGATTTGACGTAAGGACCGCCGGCCGTCGCGCACGAGCCCATCGCGATCACCCATTTCGGCTCCGGCATCTGGTCGTACAGCCGTCGCAAAAGCGGCGCCATCTTTTTCGTCACCGTGCCGGCGACGATCATGACGTCGGCCTGTCTCGGCGATGCGCGGAACATGACGCCGAACCGGTCGAGGTCGTAATGAGACGCGCCGGTGCCCATCATCTCGATCGCGCAGCACGCCAGCCCGAACGTCAGCGGCCAGAGCGAATTGCTGCGCGCCCATGCCTTGATCTGCTCCAGCGTCGCGAAAAAGACGGTGCGCTCAAGTTCCCGGCGTTCCTCCGGCCGGATCGATTCTAGATCGAAGTCCATGTTAACACCTTCTTTTTCCAGGCGT encodes:
- a CDS encoding NADH dehydrogenase yields the protein MDFDLESIRPEERRELERTVFFATLEQIKAWARSNSLWPLTFGLACCAIEMMGTGASHYDLDRFGVMFRASPRQADVMIVAGTVTKKMAPLLRRLYDQMPEPKWVIAMGSCATAGGPYVKSYSVVKGVDQIVPVDVYIPGCPPNPAALIYGINKLQEKIRREAKTGKQVTSA